A genome region from Patescibacteria group bacterium includes the following:
- a CDS encoding sulfite exporter TauE/SafE family protein, with product MFHTIKVHLEGVESIDDKIRIETEIEVLAGVQSVLVNEQTGEASVEFDKESIAQDEIIQALRSLGYRVIADPAQSAQLTQEHTYYVKGMHCASCEVLIEKKLLKLDGIRSVEASTNKGEVVIEYRDKKPNIAELDQLFKQDGYRFFNHPTREAEVQKKSNAGAVIGISLAIIAVFILFNKLGIGALVNVSARSSLPSFFLLGLLAGLSTCAALVGGIILSMSKQWHELYAREATLISKLQPHLLFNAGRMASYAFFGAVLGAVGSQLRISLTFSSLLVIGVSGFMLLLGLQMLGVKAFQKFQFTLPKSITRRIADESKFKGRFLPSLMGAFTFFLPCGFTITAQGLALLSGSALQGGLIMFSFALGTALPLLMIGLSSVTFASRPHLSSSFLKVAGVVVLFFALFNINSQLNALGAPSLSNFSLKAATSATNGAAKTDDKDLPAMVNGVQVIKMEASSQGYKPNYFKVRAGVPVRWEITDTGTSGCTNAVLARGLFSGQIDLTPGTTSVKEFTVPKAGKYKFSCWMGMISGVIEAVSADRADAPTLSGAALSDNSPVPSGASGCGCGGGGSGSCGVPQ from the coding sequence TCGTCAATGAGCAGACAGGAGAGGCGTCTGTCGAATTTGACAAAGAGAGTATCGCGCAGGATGAAATTATTCAGGCTTTGAGGAGCCTTGGCTACCGCGTCATAGCAGACCCTGCGCAGAGCGCTCAACTAACGCAAGAGCACACCTATTATGTTAAAGGCATGCACTGCGCGAGCTGCGAAGTGCTTATAGAAAAAAAGCTGCTTAAATTGGATGGCATACGATCAGTCGAAGCCTCAACCAATAAGGGAGAGGTAGTAATAGAATACCGAGACAAAAAACCAAATATCGCAGAGTTGGATCAATTATTTAAGCAAGATGGATATCGGTTTTTTAACCATCCAACCCGCGAAGCCGAGGTTCAAAAGAAGAGCAATGCGGGTGCGGTTATCGGCATTTCTCTTGCCATTATTGCCGTTTTCATACTGTTTAATAAGTTAGGTATCGGCGCCCTCGTCAATGTGAGCGCGCGTTCATCCCTGCCTTCTTTTTTTCTCCTCGGGTTGCTTGCGGGCCTTTCCACCTGCGCGGCCTTGGTAGGCGGCATCATCCTGTCAATGTCGAAACAGTGGCATGAGCTTTACGCGCGCGAGGCAACGCTCATCTCTAAACTCCAGCCGCATCTCCTTTTCAACGCGGGACGGATGGCTTCCTACGCCTTTTTCGGCGCGGTGCTCGGGGCCGTGGGGAGCCAGTTGAGAATTTCCTTAACCTTTAGCTCCTTGCTCGTGATTGGCGTTTCAGGATTCATGCTGCTTTTGGGCCTCCAAATGCTGGGAGTCAAGGCATTTCAGAAATTCCAGTTTACTTTGCCAAAATCCATTACCCGGCGCATTGCGGACGAATCGAAATTTAAAGGGCGTTTCCTCCCATCCTTGATGGGCGCGTTTACTTTTTTCCTTCCCTGCGGATTTACCATCACCGCGCAGGGATTGGCGCTCCTCTCCGGCAGCGCTCTTCAAGGCGGGCTTATCATGTTCTCGTTTGCCTTGGGCACCGCACTGCCTCTCCTCATGATTGGCCTCTCGAGCGTCACATTTGCTTCAAGGCCGCATCTGTCGAGCTCCTTCCTTAAGGTCGCGGGAGTGGTGGTGCTCTTTTTCGCTCTCTTCAATATTAATTCGCAGTTAAACGCGCTGGGAGCTCCCTCATTAAGTAATTTCTCGCTTAAAGCGGCCACTTCCGCTACGAACGGCGCCGCGAAGACAGACGATAAAGACCTTCCCGCCATGGTAAACGGCGTGCAGGTTATCAAGATGGAAGCGTCCTCGCAAGGGTATAAGCCTAACTATTTCAAGGTGAGGGCAGGCGTGCCCGTGAGGTGGGAGATTACTGATACGGGCACCAGCGGCTGCACCAATGCGGTGCTCGCGCGCGGCTTGTTTAGCGGGCAGATAGACCTTACTCCCGGCACGACATCGGTTAAGGAATTCACGGTGCCCAAAGCCGGGAAATATAAATTCAGCTGCTGGATGGGCATGATTTCTGGCGTTATCGAAGCGGTGAGCGCTGACCGCGCGGACGCCCCCACTCTTTCTGGCGCGGCTTTGAGCGATAATTCCCCGGTGCCTTCAGGCGCGAGCGGATGCGGCTGCGGAGGCGGGGGAAGCGGCAGCTGCGGGGTCCCTCAATAG